In a genomic window of Phragmites australis chromosome 14, lpPhrAust1.1, whole genome shotgun sequence:
- the LOC133890211 gene encoding uncharacterized protein LOC133890211, whose product MEREIFWESTVHGAVAVILDYIQLYRDKKVIYFDGWCGFGAAPVLRSITQVLLSKKDLPPELCFDRIIYIDCSAWENRRTMQRKIAEELKLDHATMAMFDKHDEEDDFNGVDHSSRDVIRSVSAVIVQTLGSRNCMLIFLNGSDDEVDVSRFGLSPEYHDHVIVWTFERRFLTMHQDRAEDKIAGKLRYTHLFVTSFEGASDLRTSEFSALLHGEAEIIVARNPRLLDIDQTMVADCCLYELFLYYGFHSATGFDWVAHASNFWACDGIIKGDRTMEISNVLHQEISWECDASLLKGVSEKFMKDQEAPFCVVKDEIAYEKRPFRWIFVTSKNLKVQENMQTLLERASSLFVAFERSNNPHGLPNELFNYCSNLGVLILSWCAFSFASPPFLQCHRLRFLGLDHCMNGYTSAGEDCTKWACLLSLWVLDIRYTDWDEILTEEKMDLMANLRELNIEGVSCWQYTSRLHGRLSYLRRLRIIKPTHQAETSIDSSNSFMDKTKLEILNLSGNKDMKNLPASLSKVSSLQVLILDGCDGLQNVVLPSGFPSSLTSFSFDGYGSASHWKSTVDLPPESSRPKRPSDANKRDVKTLKINLQGCTQLENLFLRGLPNLMELDLSGSAIKLLDFVTMVVAVPRLKRLFLLGCEHLRGIRWGTSNFIIPQQLELLCIDTRSKRTLGCTRPSLRQHKSFRLQVHAILADARLARSLWPLVSYYQDKLYFGIHITSSTIYGDIVQLEATKKEMVKSSWYNDVFAEIGDAPMQAFPRPPTTQLGRHIEIGDGGLSVESELAISRKRERNLAVMMTRFAESLHVHDISTSVSVLVGEWERLRWCRVERCPNLDTVFPQGTDYWLRALETIWASHLLMARCILDKLVRVPAYLDNLQHLHLRSCPRLQFVLPVCGYSFPNLKTLHVIHCGHLMHVFVFVHLPARPAEEVAVRGVLFPKLATIHLHDLPNLRQICEVKMLAPALDTIRIRGCFGLRRLPAVEARKPGSKRPTVEIEKDVWDALEWDGLAADHHPERFEPPVHSRYYKRRLLRGTVLSSSTELLAYSLCATLPLALPR is encoded by the exons ATGGAAAGAGAG ATTTTCTGGGAGTCAACGGTTCATGGAGCCGTAGCTGTGATACTTGATTATATTCAGCTTTACAGAGACAAAAAGGTCATCTATTTTGACGGTTGGTGTGGCTTTGGGGCTGCCCCGGTTCTAAGATCCATAACACAAGTACTTCTATCTAAGAAAGATCTTCCTCCAGAATTATGTTTTGATAGAATAATCTACATAGATTGCTCAGCGTGGGAAAATAGAAGGACGATGCAGAGGAAAATCGCAGAGGAGCTAAAACTTGACCATGCAACAATGGCAATGTTTGACAAGCATGATGAGGAGGATGACTTCAATGGTGTGGACCATAGTTCTAGGGATGTGATACGAAGTGTTTCAGCAGTGATTGTCCAGACCTTGGGGTCCAGAAATTGTATGCTGATTTTCCTTAatggaagtgatgatgaggtTGATGTGAGTAGATTTGGCCTTAGTCCTGAGTATCACGACCACGTAATCGTATGGACATTCGAAAGACGGTTTCTGACAATGCACCAGGACCGTGCTGAGGATAAGATAGCAGGCAAGCTAAGATACACCCACCTTTTTGTTACTAGCTTTGAGGGGGCCAGCGATTTAAGAACTTCAGAGTTTAGTGCACTGCTGCATGGAGAGGCTGAGATCATAGTTGCTCGCAACCCACGTTTGCTGGATATTGACCAAACAATGGTGGCAGATTGCTGTCTCTATGAGCTATTCTTGTATTATGGTTTTCACAGCGCCACTGGATTTGATTGGGTGGCTCATGCTTCTAACTTCTGGGCATGTGATGGGATCATTAAAGGGGATAGAACAATGGAGATTAGTAATGTATTGCATCAGGAAATAAGTTGGGAATGTGATGCTTCTCTGCTTAAGGGTGTGTCTGAAAagttcatgaaagatcaagagGCTCCTTTTTGTGTAGTCAAAGATGAGATTGCTTATGAAAAGAGGCCTTTCCGTTGGATTTTTGTTACCTCGAAGAACCTAAAAGTACAGGAGAATATGCAAACTCTATTGGAAAGGGCATCGTCTTTATTCGTAGCATTTGAAAGGTCTAATAACCCACACGGATTACCAAATGAATTGTTCAATTATTGCAGCAACCTTGGCGTTCTAATTCTCTCTTGGTGTGCCTTCAGCTTTGCATCACCTCCTTTCCTCCAGTGCCACAGGTTGAGATTCCTCGGATTGGACCATTGCATGAACGGTTACACCAGTGCAGGAGAGGACTGTACAAAGTGGGCATGTCTACTTAGTCTATGGGTGCTTGACATACGTTACACAGACTGGGATGAGATCTTAACTGAAGAAAAGATGGATCTCATGGCCAACCTCAGGGAGCTAAACATAGAGGGAGTCAGTTGTTGGCAGTACACAAGTAGATTACACGGAAGACTATCTTACCTTCGGAGGCTCCGAATAATCAAACCTACGCATCAAGCAGAGACATCAATAGATAGCAGCAACTCATTTATGGATAAGACAAAGCTGGAAATTCTCAATTTGTCTGGCAACAAGGACATGAAAAATCTACCAGCAAGCCTATCAAAGGTGAGCAGCCTTCAGGTGcttattcttgatggttgtgatGGGCTACAAAATGTTGTGCTGCCTAGCGGGTTTCCTTCCTCACTAACATCATTCAGCTTTGACGGCTATGGGTCTGCATCCCACTGGAAATCAACCGTTGACCTACCTCCAGAAAGTTCCCGTCCGAAGCGCCCGTCAGATGCAAATAAGAGGGATGTCAAAACCTTAAAGATAAACCTACAAGGTTGCACACAGTTAGAGAATTTGTTCCTGCGTGGGCTACCCAATCTTATGGAGCTGGACCTCTCAGGAAGTGCAATTAAGCTACTAGACTTTGTAACTATGGTTGTGGCTGTCCCAAGACTAAAGCGACTCTTTCTGCTAGGCTGTGAGCACCTTCGTGGAATAAGATGGGGCACAAGTAATTTCATTATACCGCAGCAGCTGGAGTTGCTTTGCATAGACACACGATCTAAGAGAACACTGGGGTGTACTCGGCCATCTCTTCGCCAGCATAAATCCTTTCGGTTGCAGGTGCATGCTATTCTTGCGGACGCAAGACTGGCTAGGTCCTTGTGGCCTCTCGTGTCTTATTACCAAGATAAACTTTATTTTGGTATCCACATCACCTCTTCAACTATCTATGGAGATATTGTTCAACTTGAAGCTACCAAAAAGGAGATGGTTAAATCTAGCTGGTACAATGATGTCTTTGCTGAGATTGGTGATGCCCCGATGCAAGCCTTCCCGCGACCTCCGACTACACAGCTGGGTCGCCATATAGAGATTGGTGATGGGGGCCTCAGCGTCGAGAGTGAGCTAGCAATTTCTCgtaaaagagaaagaaatttagcTGTTATGATGACACGGTTTGCCGAATCTCTGCATGTGCATGACATCTCAACCAGCGTTAGCGTTCTAGTAGGAGAATGGGAGCGCCTCAGGTGGTGCCGCGTGGAGAGGTGCCCCAACTTGGACACCGTCTTCCCCCAGGGCACGGACTACTGGTTGCGTGCACTGGAGACCATCTGGGCATCGCATCTCCTGATGGCCCGGTGCATTTTGGACAAACTTGTCCGTGTGCCTGCTTACTTGGACAATCTACAGCACTTGCATCTGCGCTCCTGCCCAAGGCTTCAGTTTGTGCTGCCGGTGTGTGGCTACTCCTTCCCCAACCTGAAGACCCTCCACGTCATCCACTGCGGCCACCTCATGCACGTCTTCGTCTTCGTGCACCTGCCTGCACGACCTGCCGAAGAGGTAGCCGTCCGTGGCGTTTTGTTCCCGAAGCTGGCCACCATCCACCTGCATGACCTGCCGAACCTGCGGCAGATCTGCGAGGTCAAGATGCTCGCACCCGCTCTGGACACCATCAGGATCAGGGGATGCTTTGGCTTGCGCCGGCTGCCGGCCGTGGAGGCCCGCAAGCCAGGCTCGAAGAGGCCGACCGTCGAGATCGAAAAGGACGTGTGGGACGCGCTAGAATGGGACGGGCTGGCCGCCGACCACCACCCTGAGCGCTTCGAGCCGCCGGTGCACTCGCGCTACTACAAGAGGCGCCTCCTTAGGGGCACCGTCCTCAG TTCTTCTACTGAACTGCTTGCTTACTCACTCTGTGCAACTCTGCCTCTCGCATTGCCTAGGTGA